In Streptomyces ambofaciens ATCC 23877, a single genomic region encodes these proteins:
- a CDS encoding acetyl-CoA C-acetyltransferase: MPDRSDVVICEPLRTPIGRFGGIFARQTPAALAARVIAEVVARTGIDPSRVDEVILGHAYPTSEAPAIGRVAALDAGLPDTVTGLQTDRRCGSGLQAVIDAALQVRAGFSDVVIAGGVDVMSAAPYYTHEGRWGIKGPGLQLHDSLARGRVTAGGVHHPVPGGMIETAENLRRAFSISRADQDALALRSQARAARAMREGRYAAETVPVTVRTGKGETVVTADEHPRPDTTAEQLAALRPIMGSSDPEATVTAGNASGQNDAAAACLVTSAGTAERLGLTPLVRLVSFARAGVPAATMGIGPVPATHAALGRAGLSLADMDLIEINEAFAAQVLACTRELGLGEKDHEQRINVNGSGVSLGHPVGATGARILATLAREMHRSQARYGLETMCIGGGQGLAAVFERVAA; this comes from the coding sequence GTGCCCGACCGCTCAGACGTCGTCATCTGCGAACCGCTGCGTACCCCGATCGGCCGTTTCGGCGGGATCTTCGCCCGGCAGACACCCGCCGCGCTCGCCGCACGCGTCATCGCGGAGGTCGTCGCCCGCACGGGAATCGACCCGAGCCGGGTCGACGAGGTGATCCTCGGACACGCCTACCCCACGTCCGAGGCCCCGGCCATCGGCCGCGTCGCCGCCCTGGACGCCGGACTCCCCGACACCGTCACCGGCCTCCAGACCGACCGCCGCTGCGGCTCGGGACTCCAGGCCGTCATCGACGCCGCCCTGCAGGTCCGGGCGGGTTTCAGCGACGTCGTCATCGCGGGCGGCGTCGACGTGATGAGCGCCGCCCCCTACTACACGCACGAGGGCCGCTGGGGCATCAAGGGCCCCGGACTCCAGCTCCACGACTCCCTGGCCCGCGGCCGGGTCACCGCGGGCGGCGTCCACCATCCCGTTCCCGGCGGCATGATCGAGACCGCGGAGAACCTGCGCCGCGCCTTTTCCATCAGCCGCGCCGACCAGGACGCACTCGCCCTGCGCTCCCAGGCGCGCGCCGCCCGCGCGATGAGGGAGGGGCGCTACGCCGCGGAGACGGTGCCCGTCACCGTTCGCACCGGCAAGGGCGAGACGGTCGTGACCGCCGACGAGCACCCCCGCCCCGACACGACCGCCGAGCAACTCGCGGCACTGCGCCCGATCATGGGCAGCAGCGACCCGGAGGCGACCGTCACCGCGGGCAACGCCAGCGGCCAGAACGACGCGGCCGCCGCATGCCTGGTCACGAGCGCCGGCACCGCCGAGCGGCTCGGCCTCACCCCGCTGGTCCGCCTCGTCTCCTTCGCCCGCGCCGGCGTCCCCGCCGCCACCATGGGCATCGGACCCGTCCCGGCCACCCACGCCGCCCTCGGCCGCGCCGGGCTCAGCCTCGCCGACATGGACCTCATCGAGATCAACGAGGCGTTCGCCGCCCAGGTCCTGGCCTGCACCCGTGAGCTGGGCCTCGGCGAGAAGGACCACGAGCAGCGGATCAACGTCAACGGCTCCGGAGTCTCGCTCGGCCATCCCGTCGGCGCCACCGGCGCCCGCATCCTCGCCACCCTCGCCCGCGAGATGCACCGCAGCCAGGCCCGCTACGGCCTGGAAACGATGTGCATCGGCGGCGGCCAGGGCCTCGCCGCGGTCTTCGAGCGCGTCGCCGCCTGA